A stretch of the Ornithodoros turicata isolate Travis chromosome 4, ASM3712646v1, whole genome shotgun sequence genome encodes the following:
- the LOC135393323 gene encoding noggin-2-like has protein sequence MPPLRQRGPLPVVWFVLVAVLCCPGGAWHPQGALRPAPSHDLPVIDLIESPDRMYDPGPQDLDPVHLKKLLGHRFDANVMSLHRPKESIRHPNGTLQPGFRLKRGRLVPKSKMPRDIQKLRLRNLHFPGGHNVRLDAGRRLRRKMRQLLWTYTYCPLVYRWKDLGIRFWPRWIRDGRCYNGRSCSFPAGMTCKEKSSAEKTILRWHCRDWLTRTDCRWIPATLTILVECVCAC, from the exons ATGCCCCCACTGCGTCAGCGTGGCCCGTTACCTGTTGTGTGGTTTGTGCTGGTTGCTGTCCTCTGTTGTCCTGGGGGGGCCTGGCATCCCCAAGGGGCCCTGCGACCAGCGCCCTCCCATGACCTCCCGGTCATCGACCTCATCGAATCCCCCGACCGCATGTACGACCCCGGGCCTCAAGACCTCGATCCCGTTCACCTGAAGAAGCTGCTGGGGCACCGCTTCGACGCCAATGTCATGTCATTGCACAGACCCAAAGAAAGCATACGACATCCAAACG GTACACTCCAACCAGGATTCCGCCTCAAGCGCGGCCGCCTTGTTCCCAAGAGCAAGATGCCGCGCGATATCCAGAAGCTACGTCTTCGTAACCTCCACTTTCCCGGTGGACATAACGTCCGCCTCGACGCCGGACGTCGATTGCGACGCAAGATGCGGCAACTGCTGTGGACATACACATACTGTCCCCTGGTGTACCGCTGGAAGGACCTTGGCATAAGATTTTGGCCTCGATGGATACGCGATGGGCGATGCTACAACGGCAGGTCCTGTTCGTTTCCCGCGGGCATGACGTGCAAGGAGAAGTCCTCAGCGGAAAAGACCATACTTCGATGGCACTGTCGGGACTGGCTGACACGTACCGACTGCCGGTGGATTCCTGCAACCTTAACGATACTTgtggagtgtgtgtgtgcgtgctaa
- the LOC135392525 gene encoding uncharacterized protein DDB_G0290685-like yields the protein MHDEGTVDDKASTSGDQDENNDGESDGEPETGLASHDEGTVDHQTSTSGDQDENNDGESDGEPETGLASHDEGTVDHQASTSGDQDENNDGESDGEPETGSASHDEETVDNKASTSGDQDEKNDGESDGEPETGSASHDEGTDDDKASTSGDQDEKNDGESDGEPETGSASHDEGTVDDKASTSGDQDENNDGESDGEPETGSASHDEDTVDHKASTSGDQDEKNDGESDGEPETGSASHDEGTVDDKASTSGDQDEKNDGESDGEPETGSASHDEGTVDNKASTSGDHDENNDGESDGEPETVSASRDEGTVDDKASTSGDQDENNDGESDGEPETVSASHDEGTVDDERPLQATKTKTTTASRTAIQKLDERRTTKGQLMTKRPLQSTKTKTTTANRTANQKLDQRRTTKGQLMTKRSLQATKTKTTTVNRTANQKLDQRRTTKRQLITKRPLQATKTKTTTANRTANQKLDQRRTTKRQLITKRPLQATKTKTTTANRMANQKLDQRRTTKRDPTN from the coding sequence ATGCACGACGAAGGGACAGTTGATGACAAAGCGTCCACTTCAGGCGACCAAGACGAAAACAATGACGGCGAATCGGACGGCGAACCAGAAACTGGTTTAGCGTCGCACGACGAAGGTACAGTTGATCACCAAACGTCCACTTCAGGCGACCAAGACGAAAACAACGACGGCGAATCGGACGGCGAACCAGAAACTGGATTAGCGTCGCACGACGAAGGGACAGTTGATCACCAAGCATCCACTTCAGGCGACCAAGACGAAAACAACGACGGCGAATCGGACGGCGAACCAGAAACTGGATCAGCGTCGCACGACGAAGAGACAGTTGATAACAAAGCGTCCACTTCAGGCGACCAAGACGAAAAGAACGACGGCGAATCGGACGGCGAACCAGAAACTGGATCAGCGTCGCACGACGAAGGGACAGATGATGACAAAGCGTCCACTTCAGGCGACCAAGACGAAAAGAACGACGGCGAATCGGACGGCGAACCAGAAACTGGATCAGCGTCGCACGACGAAGGGACAGTTGATGACAAAGCGTCCACTTCAGGCGACCAAGACGAAAACAACGACGGCGAATCGGACGGCGAACCAGAAACTGGATCAGCGTCGCACGACGAAGATACAGTTGATCACAAAGCGTCCACTTCAGGCGACCAAGACGAAAAGAACGACGGCGAATCGGACGGCGAACCAGAAACTGGATCAGCGTCGCACGACGAAGGGACAGTTGATGACAAAGCGTCCACTTCAGGCGACCAAGACGAAAAGAACGACGGCGAATCGGACGGCGAACCAGAAACTGGATCAGCGTCGCACGACGAAGGGACAGTTGATAACAAAGCGTCCACTTCAGGCGACCATGACGAAAACAACGACGGCGAATCGGACGGTGAACCAGAAACTGTATCAGCGTCGCGCGACGAAGGGACAGTTGATGACAAAGCGTCCACTTCAGGCGACCAAGACGAAAACAACGACGGCGAATCGGACGGTGAACCAGAAACTGTATCAGCGTCGCACGACGAAGGGACAGTTGATGACGAGCGTCCACTTCAGGCGACCAAGACGAAAACAACGACGGCGAGTCGGACGGCGATCCAGAAACTGGATGAGCGTCGCACGACGAAGGGACAGTTGATGACAAAGCGTCCACTTCAGTCGACCAAGACGAAAACAACGACGGCGAATCGGACGGCGAACCAGAAACTGGATCAGCGTCGCACAACGAAGGGACAGTTGATGACGAAGCGTTCGCTTCAGGCGACCAAGACGAAAACAACGACGGTAAATCGGACGGCGAACCAGAAACTGGATCAGCGTCGCACGACGAAGAGACAGTTGATCACCAAGCGTCCGCTGCAGGCGACCAAGACGAAAACAACGACGGCGAATCGGACGGCGAACCAGAAACTGGATCAGCGTCGCACGACGAAGAGACAGTTGATCACAAAGCGTCCACTTCAGGCGACCAAGACGAAAACAACGACGGCGAATCGGATGGCGAACCAGAAACTGGATCAGCGTCGCACGACGAAGAGAGACCcaaccaattga
- the LOC135392526 gene encoding uncharacterized protein DDB_G0290685-like, producing MHDEGTVDDKASTSGDQDENNDGESDGEPETGLASHDEGTVDHQTSTSGDQDENNDGESDGEPETGLASHDEGTVDHQASTSGDQDENNDGESDGEPETGSASHDEDTVDHKASTSGDQDENNDGESDGESDGEPETGSASHDEGTVDHKASTSGDQDEKNDDESDGKPETGSASHDEGTLDHQTSTSGDQDENNDGESDGEPETGLASHDEGTVDHKASTSGDQDENNDGESDGKPETGSASHDEDTVDHKASTSGDQDENNDGESDGESDGEPETGSASHDEGTVDHKASTSGDQDEKNDDESDGKPETGSASHDEGTLDHIASTSGDEDENNDCESDGKPETGSASHDEGTVDHQASTSGDQDENNDGDQDENNDGESDGEPETVSASHNEGTVDDEAFASGDQDENNDGESDGEPETGSASHDEGTVDHQASTSGDQDENNDGESDGEPETGLASHDEGTVDHQTSTSGDQDENNDGESDGEPETVSASHNEGTVDDEAFASGDQDENNDGESDGEPETGSASHDEGTLDHIASTSGDQYQSNDGESDRRTRNWISVTRRRDS from the exons ATGCACGACGAAGGGACAGTTGATGACAAAGCGTCCACTTCAGGCGACCAAGACGAAAACAATGACGGCGAATCGGACGGCGAACCAGAAACTGGTTTAGCGTCGCACGACGAAGGTACAGTTGATCACCAAACGTCCACTTCAGGCGACCAAGACGAAAACAACGACGGCGAATCGGACGGCGAACCAGAAACTGGATTAGCGTCGCACGACGAAGGGACAGTTGATCACCAAGCATCCACTTCAGGCGACCAAGACGAAAACAACGACGGCGAATCGGACGGCGAACCAGAAACTGGATCAGCGTCGCACGACGAAGACACAGTTGATCACAAAGCGTCCACTTCAGGCGACCAAGACGAAAACAACGACGGCGAATCGGACGGCGAATCGGACGGCGAACCAGAAACTGGATCAGCGTCACACGACGAAGGGACAGTTGATCACAAAGCGTCCACTTCAGGCGACCAGGACGAAAAGAACGACGACGAATCGGACGGCAAACCAGAAACTGGATCAGCGTCGCACGACGAAGGGACACTTGATCACCAAACGTCCACTTCAGGCGACCAAGACGAAAACAACGACGGCGAATCGGACGGCGAACCAGAAACTGGATTAGCGTCGCACGACGAAGGGACAGTTGATCACAAAGCGTCCACTTCAGGCGACCAGGACGAAAACAACGACGGCGAATCGGACGGCAAACCAGAAACTGGTTCAGCGTCGCACGACGAAGACACAGTTGATCACAAAGCGTCCACTTCAGGCGACCAAGACGAAAACAACGACGGCGAATCGGACGGCGAATCGGACGGCGAACCAGAAACTGGATCAGCGTCACACGACGAAGGGACAGTTGATCACAAAGCGTCCACTTCAGGCGACCAGGACGAAAAGAACGACGACGAATCGGACGGCAAACCAGAAACTGGATCAGCGTCGCACGACGAAGGGACACTTGATCACATAGCGTCCACTTCAGGCGACGAAGACGAAAACAACGACTGCGAATCGGACGGCAAACCAGAAACTGGTTCAGCGTCGCACGACGAAGGCACAGTTGATCACCAAGCATCCACTTCAGGCGACCAAGACGAAAACAATGACG GCGACCAAGACGAAAACAACGACGGCGAATCGGACGGCGAACCAGAAACTGTATCAGCGTCGCACAACGAAGGGACAGTTGATGACGAAGCGTTCGCTTCAGGCGACCAAGACGAAAACAACGACGGCGAATCGGACGGCGAACCAGAAACTGGATCAGCGTCGCACGACGAAGGGACAGTTGATCACCAAGCATCCACTTCAGGCGACCAAGACGAAAACAATGACGGCGAATCGGACGGCGAACCAGAAACTGGTTTAGCGTCGCACGACGAAGGTACAGTTGATCACCAAACGTCCACTTCAGGCGACCAAGACGAAAACAACGACGGCGAATCGGACGGCGAACCAGAAACTGTATCAGCGTCGCACAACGAAGGGACAGTTGATGACGAAGCGTTCGCTTCTGGCGACCAAGACGAAAACAACGACGGCGAATCGGACGGCGAACCAGAAACTGGATCAGCGTCGCACGACGAAGGGACACTTGATCACATAGCGTCCACTTCAGGCGACCAATACCAAAGCAACGATGGCGAATCGGATAGGCGAACCAGAAACTGGATCAGCGTCACACGACGAAGGGACAGTTGA